The stretch of DNA GAATATGTAAAGGAAGGCTTTGAGGAACTACTGAATGATAAGAAGTGATCTTACAGAATGAAGAGCAAATTCAGAGATATTCTTGAAAAAATCGACTATAGGTATTGAGGCTAACAAATCATTCCAGCCGACCGCTTTACAGCGGCGGCTGAATTTAGTCGTTAGGAGGTTTAAAATGTATAATCAAAAAACCGTGAAGAATTTGATTCGATTTTTCCTGCTTGGGATAATACTGATTTCCTTTGGCTGCGCTCACCACTTAAGTGAGGAATTCAAGAATGCAAGTTTGAAGCTCAACAAGCCACAATTGATTGATGAATACCAAAGACAAAATTTCTCATATGCAACTACTCGTGATGGGTATGGTTGTGGTGGTGTAGATATATCCCATAGTACAGCAGGATGTTCTCCAACTTATATATTTCATTCTAAAAAAGGGAACTGCGCAGCATACACAACCTTTGCCGTGTAT from Deltaproteobacteria bacterium encodes:
- a CDS encoding transglutaminase domain-containing protein, whose product is MYNQKTVKNLIRFFLLGIILISFGCAHHLSEEFKNASLKLNKPQLIDEYQRQNFSYATTRDGYGCGGVDISHSTAGCSPTYIFHSKKGNCAAYTTFAVYCLRQAGYEAYPIKVYSKWPSWFVPGSYPRDYHYMALYKDNNKWYVMDNGRGSGPRGIIGPFNSIEDLPYKILNIEGKKK